In Bythopirellula goksoeyrii, a single window of DNA contains:
- a CDS encoding SDR family oxidoreductase translates to MGYFLLTGSTGLVGRYLVRELLESGHNLAVVVRASKLETASERFDAVMRYWEAELGYALPRPVVLDGNLTTPGLGLSDEDRRCIATHCNGVIHVGASMVFREDQHGEPFRTNVGGMENMLQFCREVGIRRFHHVSTAYICGLRNGRILESEVDLGQELGNVYEQSKLRAEKLVREADFDSLTVYRPASVVGDYHTGFVTTTHGFYLPLQLAHIVADKIYVGDMNERFMGLLGLAGNEGKNLVPVDWLAKTIGSIVSSPGLHNQTYHLASPKPVAVATIQRIIQQAIETYHPKALRAPGNVDLSTYESLFHEYMKVYQSHWRDDPKFDITNTVTALPELPCPLMDEAALMRIARFPIERNFNLTSFKRLEPAFDVAQSLRAKSLKQGLQVPGARSCNFLVNGPGGGQWQILLNDDQLSGIERGLGNQEVNKCTMNSATFCLLRNGKLTVSDSISAGRIVLEGNAQDRKSLTTALEKFVSV, encoded by the coding sequence ATGGGTTATTTTCTACTGACAGGTTCCACCGGATTGGTAGGGCGTTATCTGGTTCGAGAACTGCTCGAATCGGGCCACAACTTGGCGGTTGTAGTGCGCGCTTCCAAGCTTGAAACGGCAAGCGAACGCTTCGATGCAGTTATGCGGTACTGGGAGGCCGAACTTGGCTACGCACTTCCGCGGCCTGTCGTCTTGGACGGCAATCTTACCACCCCCGGTTTAGGACTTTCCGACGAAGATCGACGCTGCATCGCTACCCATTGCAATGGGGTGATTCACGTTGGAGCGAGCATGGTCTTCCGTGAAGATCAACATGGTGAACCTTTCCGTACCAATGTTGGCGGCATGGAAAACATGCTCCAGTTTTGCCGCGAGGTGGGAATAAGGCGTTTTCACCATGTATCGACCGCCTACATCTGCGGTCTCCGCAATGGGCGAATTCTAGAATCAGAAGTTGATCTGGGCCAGGAGCTAGGCAACGTATACGAACAGTCCAAGCTCCGTGCCGAGAAGCTAGTTCGTGAGGCCGACTTCGACTCCCTGACCGTTTATCGCCCAGCGAGTGTCGTGGGCGACTATCATACTGGTTTCGTCACAACGACACACGGATTCTACCTCCCGTTGCAACTGGCACATATCGTGGCCGACAAGATCTATGTCGGCGACATGAACGAGCGATTCATGGGGCTCTTGGGACTTGCTGGCAACGAAGGGAAGAACCTTGTTCCCGTGGATTGGCTTGCCAAGACGATTGGCTCAATCGTCTCGAGCCCTGGGCTTCACAACCAGACTTATCACCTCGCGTCGCCAAAACCTGTTGCCGTTGCCACGATACAGCGCATCATTCAACAGGCAATCGAGACATATCACCCAAAAGCCCTACGTGCGCCAGGGAATGTTGATCTCTCGACTTATGAATCACTCTTTCACGAATACATGAAGGTTTATCAATCGCACTGGCGTGACGATCCTAAATTCGACATCACAAATACAGTCACGGCCTTGCCCGAGTTGCCTTGCCCTCTAATGGACGAGGCGGCGCTTATGCGGATCGCCCGCTTTCCTATTGAACGAAACTTCAATCTGACTTCCTTCAAGCGACTCGAACCAGCTTTCGATGTCGCTCAGTCCTTGCGAGCCAAGTCACTTAAGCAAGGCCTACAGGTGCCTGGAGCGAGGTCTTGCAATTTCCTGGTCAATGGACCAGGTGGCGGACAATGGCAGATATTGCTTAACGACGACCAACTCAGCGGCATAGAGCGTGGACTCGGCAACCAGGAAGTCAACAAGTGCACTATGAATTCGGCGACGTTCTGTTTGTTGCGGAACGGCAAATTGACGGTCTCTGATTCGATTAGCGCAGGGAGGATTGTGCTCGAGGGCAATGCCCAAGATCGCAAATCACTTACCACCGCGTTGGAGAAGTTTGTGTCAGTTTAA
- a CDS encoding efflux RND transporter permease subunit, whose amino-acid sequence MNTPPYYSRYNRLICAVAFCLLPLLLYGAVGAFRSNTNNVLDWLPADFPETQRLYEFVERFGSDEILIISWDGCTLDDERLDGVATDLVKTITAPTGDRVDVFRRVFTGRQTLDELTAEPLELPRDKAIERMRGWLVGPDGETTCALALITEIGSMHRTESLQFVREVLESNGIAWEDAHLGGPTANAVAIDHASSTRIGEMTLASCLLGLLVAWRFLKSWRLVSIVMLTAVFAWSGALSLVYLSGTNMDAVLLLMPALVFVLAVCGAIHFTNYYVDALEESDTHEQALATAMRRGWLPCVLAEVTTAFGLGSLLVSELVPVRKFGFFSSVSMGLIIFAVLVLWPAFSSIWPPRTTDKHTKAIPSQWWRSLHAIATKHPNTWLILFVLMVPICGYGISKLRTSAQIGDLISPSSPAIQSYEWLQEHIGSLTPVEVELRFERTQDDDALEFLKRAEIVERLRQQIIESSEVDGAIAATTFAPPLPQAEGARNILMRRVIGTRLEKHRDRLEELQFLHTSDDTQDWRISTRVNSLNLEYDEFLADLNRLIHKELNKDSTSDVNVVANVCGGVPLIYMAQEQLLKDLIKSFMTAFFLVGLTMVVLNRSLIGGILSVIPNVFPVLAAFGVMGLMDWPIDIGTVMTASVAMGICDDDTWHFLVWFRRGFQRYGTTSKGVEFAFQHCATAMLETSIICGVGLLVFIASPFIPIARFGAVMSIMLVLGLIGDLVLLPAALCSSLGSKMGEKLAAIGEEEIVTPTAGLSS is encoded by the coding sequence TTGAATACACCGCCCTATTATTCCCGCTACAACAGGCTTATCTGTGCCGTTGCATTTTGCTTGTTGCCCCTGCTGTTGTACGGAGCCGTTGGCGCATTCCGGTCCAATACGAATAACGTTCTCGACTGGCTTCCTGCGGACTTTCCAGAAACTCAGCGATTGTACGAATTCGTCGAGCGGTTTGGCAGTGACGAGATTCTCATCATCAGCTGGGACGGTTGCACACTTGACGACGAACGACTCGACGGCGTCGCCACTGACCTTGTAAAGACGATCACCGCTCCGACCGGCGATCGAGTGGATGTTTTCCGCCGTGTATTTACTGGAAGGCAAACACTTGATGAGTTGACCGCAGAACCCCTGGAACTACCACGTGACAAGGCTATCGAGCGAATGCGAGGCTGGCTGGTGGGCCCCGATGGGGAAACCACCTGTGCCTTGGCACTCATCACCGAAATTGGCTCAATGCATCGCACCGAATCGCTGCAGTTCGTGCGCGAAGTATTGGAGTCCAACGGCATCGCCTGGGAAGACGCCCATCTCGGCGGACCTACGGCCAACGCCGTTGCTATCGACCATGCAAGCAGCACTCGGATTGGCGAAATGACGCTCGCCTCATGCTTATTGGGGCTTCTGGTCGCTTGGCGTTTCTTGAAATCGTGGCGGCTTGTATCTATTGTGATGCTGACTGCCGTCTTCGCCTGGAGCGGGGCACTTTCGCTTGTGTACCTTAGCGGCACCAATATGGACGCCGTACTCTTGTTGATGCCTGCCCTGGTATTCGTGCTAGCTGTATGTGGCGCGATTCATTTCACAAATTACTATGTCGACGCCCTCGAAGAATCCGATACTCACGAGCAAGCGTTAGCAACGGCCATGCGCCGTGGTTGGCTACCCTGTGTGTTGGCTGAGGTCACCACTGCCTTTGGGCTTGGGTCACTACTCGTGAGCGAGTTGGTACCGGTACGAAAGTTTGGTTTTTTCTCATCGGTGTCAATGGGACTGATTATCTTCGCAGTCCTTGTGCTTTGGCCAGCTTTTTCTAGCATCTGGCCTCCGCGAACCACGGATAAACATACCAAAGCGATCCCTTCGCAATGGTGGCGATCCCTGCATGCGATTGCAACAAAGCACCCAAACACGTGGCTCATTCTGTTCGTTCTTATGGTTCCCATCTGTGGATACGGTATCTCAAAGTTGCGAACCTCAGCGCAAATTGGAGACTTGATATCCCCCAGCTCTCCTGCAATTCAAAGCTACGAATGGCTACAAGAGCATATCGGCTCACTCACTCCTGTTGAAGTGGAACTTCGCTTTGAGCGTACCCAGGACGACGACGCATTGGAGTTTCTCAAGCGGGCCGAGATCGTCGAACGACTCCGTCAGCAAATCATTGAGTCTTCTGAAGTCGATGGCGCAATTGCTGCCACGACTTTCGCGCCTCCTTTGCCCCAAGCCGAAGGAGCACGAAACATCTTGATGCGACGAGTAATCGGTACTCGCTTGGAGAAACATCGCGACCGTTTGGAGGAGTTGCAGTTTCTCCATACAAGCGACGACACCCAGGACTGGCGAATCAGCACACGAGTCAATTCGCTAAACCTAGAATACGACGAATTCCTTGCCGATCTCAATCGATTGATCCACAAGGAACTTAACAAAGACAGCACGTCCGACGTGAACGTCGTCGCGAATGTCTGTGGTGGTGTGCCTCTGATTTACATGGCACAGGAACAACTCCTCAAAGACCTAATCAAGAGTTTTATGACGGCATTCTTTCTAGTTGGCCTTACCATGGTCGTACTCAATAGAAGCCTCATCGGAGGAATACTCTCTGTCATTCCCAACGTATTCCCCGTGCTGGCTGCGTTTGGCGTGATGGGGCTCATGGATTGGCCAATCGACATCGGCACAGTGATGACTGCCAGCGTGGCCATGGGAATCTGCGATGATGACACGTGGCATTTTCTGGTCTGGTTTCGCCGAGGCTTTCAACGTTACGGTACCACATCGAAAGGAGTGGAGTTTGCCTTCCAGCATTGCGCCACTGCGATGCTTGAGACATCAATCATCTGCGGAGTTGGCCTCTTGGTTTTCATTGCAAGCCCGTTCATTCCGATCGCCCGTTTTGGAGCGGTAATGTCGATCATGTTGGTGCTAGGTTTGATAGGAGATTTGGTCTTACTGCCCGCCGCTTTGTGCAGTTCATTGGGAAGCAAAATGGGGGAGAAATTAGCCGCTATAGGTGAAGAAGAAATCGTAACCCCTACAGCCGGACTTTCTTCTTAA
- a CDS encoding MBL fold metallo-hydrolase — protein MSLNLGNWQLDTVNGGMFRLDGGVMFGVVPQQIWKHVALPDAQNRILCANHCVLARDGKHTVLVDTGYGGKYAPLDRKFYDMEPGDPLATSLAKLGVATEEVDFVVFSHLHFDHVGGAIRHDADKQPTLSFPNAQHVVSRVEWENASSGLPELVTAYSHQDVMSLRELARLRLVEDGEEIVPGLTTRLTGGHTEGHLSFLFRSNGQTACYPGDICPSTYHLRRMWHLSYDVFPLDTRRNKPQLLADAAEGQWWMLWNHDPTAVISRVVSDPKREYVAIDTNKSL, from the coding sequence ATGAGCCTCAATCTCGGGAATTGGCAACTCGATACCGTTAACGGAGGGATGTTTCGACTCGATGGCGGCGTGATGTTCGGTGTCGTGCCGCAGCAGATTTGGAAACATGTTGCCCTACCTGACGCTCAGAATCGTATCCTCTGTGCAAACCATTGCGTGCTGGCCCGCGATGGCAAACACACGGTCTTGGTAGACACCGGCTATGGCGGGAAGTATGCACCATTGGACCGCAAATTCTACGACATGGAACCGGGCGATCCTTTGGCAACTAGTCTCGCAAAGCTTGGTGTGGCAACGGAAGAAGTAGATTTTGTCGTCTTCAGCCATCTACACTTCGACCATGTAGGCGGGGCCATACGCCATGACGCAGACAAGCAACCCACACTCAGTTTCCCCAATGCCCAGCATGTCGTGAGTCGGGTCGAGTGGGAGAATGCATCGAGCGGATTACCAGAATTGGTAACTGCGTACTCCCACCAAGATGTCATGTCGCTCCGCGAACTTGCCCGTTTGCGTCTGGTTGAAGACGGTGAAGAGATTGTTCCCGGGCTGACAACACGACTTACTGGCGGGCACACCGAAGGCCATCTCAGCTTCCTGTTTCGCTCCAATGGCCAAACGGCTTGCTATCCTGGAGACATTTGTCCGTCGACGTACCATCTGCGCCGCATGTGGCATTTGTCCTACGATGTGTTCCCACTCGACACTCGCCGCAATAAGCCCCAGCTATTGGCTGATGCAGCCGAGGGCCAGTGGTGGATGCTTTGGAATCACGATCCCACCGCCGTCATAAGTCGCGTCGTCAGTGATCCAAAGCGTGAATATGTCGCCATCGACACGAACAAATCACTCTAG
- a CDS encoding class I adenylate-forming enzyme family protein, translating to MTNLYQVLKATAERQPANIAVSDCENCSTVTYAQLLGRVDGLAKRFRAAGIVPGDCVGLHVASGLNYIIRTYALWKLGACVVPIPLELAPREKRQVCQRIAIDTIVSSDRSVGFLSGIDAHEIARVGSCRIIRMTPLRQHPTDFTSVNAAFIRFSSGTTGAAKGVVLSHETIFDRVHAANAGLELTPDDRVVWLLSMSYHFAVSIVAYLTFGATIILHKRAIDLGRALVEDAAGQRGTVIYGSPSHYELMARDRSGRELPDLRLAISTATALSADTARAFHERFDVPLTQAYGIIEIGLPCINLCHAGEKLDSVGQPQPSFGVRLVNRDDAGGMSSIGFRGKGFLDAYYDPWQPRSEIMQDGWFYTGDLGEMDEEGSLYIRGRASEMINVGGMKFFPREVEEVLNTHPAIEEAVVFAARKGNAREFACAQVVPRAEARVIPTPVELRQFCAKRLAHFKVPQEVEFVASLERTASGKIIRSAVVREIQAS from the coding sequence ATGACGAATCTCTACCAAGTCCTGAAAGCTACTGCCGAGCGGCAGCCCGCAAACATTGCGGTCTCCGACTGCGAGAATTGTAGCACCGTGACTTATGCGCAATTACTGGGTCGAGTGGACGGTTTGGCCAAACGTTTCCGGGCAGCCGGTATCGTCCCAGGCGATTGCGTGGGTCTGCATGTGGCCAGTGGCCTCAACTACATCATCCGCACGTACGCCCTCTGGAAACTTGGCGCGTGTGTCGTGCCGATTCCGTTGGAACTTGCTCCGCGCGAGAAACGTCAAGTCTGCCAGCGGATCGCGATCGACACGATTGTCTCGAGCGATCGATCTGTTGGTTTTCTCAGTGGCATCGACGCCCATGAAATTGCCCGAGTTGGGTCATGCCGCATCATCCGCATGACTCCCCTTCGACAGCACCCCACCGACTTTACCTCGGTCAATGCAGCGTTTATCCGTTTCAGTTCTGGCACGACGGGTGCTGCCAAAGGCGTGGTGCTTTCTCACGAAACGATTTTCGACCGCGTCCATGCTGCTAATGCTGGATTAGAATTGACGCCCGACGACCGGGTTGTGTGGCTGCTTTCAATGTCCTATCACTTTGCCGTGTCAATTGTCGCGTATCTCACCTTTGGAGCGACTATCATATTGCATAAGCGCGCCATCGACTTGGGTCGTGCGCTGGTGGAAGACGCAGCAGGACAACGTGGGACCGTCATCTACGGCAGTCCCTCGCACTACGAGTTGATGGCTCGTGACCGTAGCGGACGGGAACTGCCAGACTTGCGACTTGCCATATCGACGGCAACCGCTCTTTCTGCAGACACAGCCCGAGCTTTCCACGAGCGATTCGATGTGCCGCTCACACAGGCCTACGGGATCATCGAGATCGGCTTGCCTTGCATTAACCTCTGCCACGCGGGTGAGAAACTGGATTCTGTAGGGCAGCCACAACCAAGTTTTGGAGTGCGTCTAGTGAACCGCGACGATGCAGGGGGCATGAGCAGCATCGGTTTTCGCGGCAAGGGATTCTTGGACGCCTACTACGATCCTTGGCAACCTCGAAGTGAAATCATGCAGGACGGCTGGTTCTACACGGGCGACCTGGGTGAGATGGACGAAGAAGGCTCGCTGTACATTCGTGGCCGCGCAAGTGAGATGATCAATGTCGGCGGAATGAAATTTTTCCCCCGTGAAGTAGAAGAAGTTCTCAACACGCACCCGGCAATCGAGGAAGCTGTTGTTTTCGCTGCACGAAAAGGGAACGCACGCGAGTTTGCTTGCGCACAAGTCGTTCCTCGTGCCGAGGCGCGAGTGATCCCTACCCCCGTTGAGCTACGGCAATTCTGTGCCAAGCGGCTCGCCCATTTCAAAGTCCCTCAAGAGGTTGAATTCGTTGCCTCACTTGAACGAACGGCTAGCGGCAAGATCATTCGCTCGGCCGTTGTCCGAGAAATCCAGGCCAGCTGA
- a CDS encoding FAD-dependent oxidoreductase, giving the protein MNTKAQVLVVGAGAAGMSAAIAASRAGAEVKLVERMPGPGGTVANALIHTLGGIYDANKQLLNGGLPAELADRLFRASALTRVRRIGKLQCLNLCPQVYRQVVEEWLAEETRIEHIYNASITQVKVQGEYVAVCKVKWGDTVVTFSPTAVIDTTGTAEVVRLIGSQYVHDDDQRAAGGLMFRLRNVKPNTLAFPKSITLVEKLREAARQGRLPASCEHAWLDQGAFDDEIFVKLFVPLPKDWRNSDQLSLLTRQSLKVQSQVLELLRSWPEFAESQLTETGALGIRDGGRIRGNYYLTEEDVRACRRFDDAACRCCWPIEYWHPTQGLQLEYLPPGSSYEIPLRSLKVSGLENVWSAGKCLSADHKAQSSARVVGQCWAMGEAVGKAASTQIVSNALTHDFAPNDPSS; this is encoded by the coding sequence ATGAATACAAAAGCACAAGTGCTAGTCGTCGGCGCTGGCGCAGCAGGGATGTCTGCTGCGATTGCCGCTTCTCGTGCTGGAGCAGAAGTAAAACTCGTTGAGAGGATGCCTGGTCCCGGTGGCACGGTGGCAAATGCCCTCATCCATACGCTCGGCGGGATTTATGACGCCAATAAGCAATTACTCAACGGCGGTCTTCCGGCGGAGCTTGCAGACCGGCTGTTCAGAGCGAGTGCTCTCACGCGTGTTCGCCGCATAGGTAAATTGCAATGCCTTAACCTCTGCCCGCAAGTTTATCGTCAAGTCGTTGAGGAGTGGCTCGCCGAAGAAACTCGCATTGAACACATCTACAATGCAAGCATTACTCAGGTGAAGGTCCAAGGCGAGTATGTCGCTGTGTGCAAAGTGAAATGGGGGGACACCGTTGTCACTTTCAGTCCGACAGCGGTTATCGACACCACCGGCACCGCTGAAGTTGTGCGGCTGATTGGGTCCCAATACGTGCACGATGACGACCAACGGGCCGCGGGAGGACTTATGTTTCGGCTGCGTAATGTGAAACCGAACACGCTGGCATTCCCCAAGAGCATCACACTGGTAGAAAAACTTCGCGAAGCAGCGCGACAGGGCAGGTTGCCAGCGTCCTGCGAGCACGCCTGGCTTGACCAGGGAGCATTCGACGACGAGATCTTTGTCAAACTGTTTGTCCCTTTGCCAAAAGATTGGCGAAATTCTGACCAACTCTCCCTACTGACACGGCAATCACTCAAGGTTCAATCACAAGTTCTTGAACTGTTGCGCAGCTGGCCCGAGTTCGCCGAATCGCAACTCACCGAAACCGGTGCCCTAGGCATCCGTGATGGGGGTCGGATTCGTGGCAATTACTATCTCACTGAGGAAGATGTCCGCGCTTGCCGTCGCTTCGACGATGCGGCGTGCCGTTGCTGTTGGCCGATCGAATACTGGCACCCCACGCAAGGCCTGCAGCTTGAATATCTCCCCCCTGGCAGTTCCTATGAAATTCCCCTCCGGTCGCTCAAAGTGAGCGGCCTCGAAAACGTCTGGTCGGCGGGCAAATGCCTCTCTGCCGACCACAAAGCCCAGTCTTCTGCTCGGGTCGTCGGCCAATGCTGGGCCATGGGTGAAGCCGTGGGCAAGGCTGCATCAACCCAAATCGTCTCCAACGCGTTGACACACGATTTCGCTCCTAACGATCCAAGCTCCTAG
- a CDS encoding LLM class flavin-dependent oxidoreductase, whose amino-acid sequence MQFGFCYIPDYYESLHGSYSAWYRRLLHEWGTADALGYDALWIAEHRLAGYGFCSTPVVAQAIADRTERIRIGTAVSLITQRHPVLAAEDWATVDLLSNGRLNFGIGRGILAYDFAAVGVPSSESRERFQEAWEVIRRLWSEKQVTHNGKYWSFEDHTLGPRPLQQPTPPVYVACIATPESYQWAGENGCHLMVAPFLLKSTAQQAEYLDLYRESLTKAGHDVRDFQILGNYHLALFEDEQQSEQVDGHIFQYLNFLNSVQTNQKQHLDSKHYAAYESGETLWKDAQELRDNRAVVGTPQQCIDRIGELSSACGLTGWMFHINYGGVPHERVIDQMTLFAEEVMPTFKTIPQAKRPEIHVRRQSIPLSSAAPEFTTAARARRITELATSYTRSCVLFAANKLDLFTLIGKETKTSIDVGRQLGTNSRSIERLLDACTSLELLSKENGEYRLTAESREMLDRNSPNCIADWIAHWADMMMKGNWQHLAEHVQSGKPLDLDWSDFAFDSRRPSIQNWIDGMHQMAMAGHADILSTVEPLHGAATLLDVGGGPGTYSIVMCRHYPELQATILDSTEVSDVACEIVRREGLDERVHFRIGDFCTADLQETYDVIMLSNVLHMVDKPGAMAMLKNAHRHLSPQGVLLVQEWMVSDEGTDSTLSTLFNIHMLINPNGDLYRWDQLQQMIERAGFAVTKTLETGGVYDVLVAKKSQP is encoded by the coding sequence ATGCAATTTGGTTTTTGCTACATTCCTGATTACTACGAAAGCCTGCATGGCTCATACTCCGCATGGTATCGGCGCCTCCTTCATGAATGGGGAACGGCCGATGCGCTGGGGTACGATGCCCTATGGATCGCTGAACATCGTTTGGCGGGCTACGGCTTCTGCTCCACGCCTGTGGTCGCGCAGGCGATTGCCGACCGCACTGAAAGGATTCGCATCGGAACGGCCGTCTCACTGATTACACAACGACACCCCGTACTCGCCGCAGAGGATTGGGCGACGGTTGATCTGTTGAGTAATGGTCGACTCAACTTTGGCATCGGTCGTGGCATACTTGCCTATGACTTTGCGGCTGTGGGCGTCCCGTCGAGCGAATCCCGCGAACGATTCCAAGAAGCTTGGGAAGTGATCCGCCGACTCTGGTCGGAAAAACAAGTTACCCACAATGGCAAATATTGGTCGTTCGAAGACCACACGCTAGGTCCGCGGCCGCTGCAACAGCCGACTCCGCCGGTCTACGTCGCTTGCATCGCCACTCCGGAGTCGTACCAATGGGCCGGTGAAAATGGTTGCCATTTGATGGTTGCACCGTTTCTTCTTAAGTCGACCGCGCAACAGGCTGAATACCTCGACCTCTACCGCGAATCACTCACCAAGGCGGGACACGACGTCCGCGATTTTCAAATCCTTGGCAACTACCATCTCGCTCTTTTCGAAGATGAACAGCAATCCGAACAAGTGGATGGCCACATTTTTCAGTATCTCAACTTCCTCAACTCCGTTCAAACCAACCAGAAGCAGCATCTCGACTCCAAACATTATGCGGCTTACGAGTCGGGTGAAACGCTCTGGAAAGATGCCCAAGAACTCCGCGACAATCGAGCAGTCGTCGGTACTCCCCAGCAATGCATCGACCGAATTGGTGAGCTTTCATCAGCCTGTGGACTCACAGGTTGGATGTTCCACATCAACTATGGCGGCGTACCCCACGAGCGGGTCATCGATCAGATGACATTGTTCGCCGAAGAAGTGATGCCGACTTTCAAGACAATTCCTCAAGCGAAGAGGCCTGAAATCCATGTCCGACGTCAATCGATTCCTCTCTCATCAGCCGCACCAGAGTTCACTACAGCCGCCCGAGCTCGCCGAATCACTGAGCTGGCCACCAGCTACACACGCTCGTGCGTTCTGTTTGCCGCCAATAAATTGGATTTATTCACCTTGATCGGCAAGGAAACAAAAACATCGATCGATGTTGGGCGACAACTTGGCACCAATTCCCGCAGTATCGAACGACTGCTTGACGCATGCACCAGCCTGGAATTATTGAGCAAAGAGAATGGCGAGTATCGTCTCACCGCCGAAAGCCGTGAAATGCTCGACCGCAATTCTCCCAACTGCATCGCCGATTGGATCGCCCACTGGGCGGACATGATGATGAAGGGCAATTGGCAGCATCTGGCCGAACATGTTCAGTCGGGGAAACCCCTAGATTTGGACTGGAGCGATTTCGCATTCGATAGCAGACGCCCCTCGATACAAAACTGGATTGATGGGATGCACCAGATGGCAATGGCAGGGCATGCCGATATTTTGAGTACCGTCGAACCTCTTCATGGGGCAGCCACACTACTCGATGTCGGCGGCGGTCCGGGAACTTATAGCATTGTCATGTGTCGCCACTATCCCGAGTTGCAAGCTACGATACTCGACTCGACGGAAGTAAGCGATGTTGCCTGCGAAATTGTCCGGCGCGAAGGCCTCGACGAACGGGTCCACTTCCGCATCGGCGACTTCTGCACAGCGGATTTACAAGAAACCTACGACGTGATCATGCTTTCCAACGTGTTGCACATGGTCGACAAGCCGGGTGCTATGGCCATGCTGAAGAACGCACATAGGCACCTGTCCCCGCAAGGGGTGCTGCTGGTGCAAGAATGGATGGTCTCAGACGAAGGAACGGACTCCACTCTCTCCACGCTTTTCAACATCCATATGTTGATTAATCCCAACGGCGACCTATATCGCTGGGACCAGCTACAGCAAATGATCGAACGCGCTGGTTTCGCGGTTACAAAAACCCTGGAGACTGGCGGCGTTTACGATGTCCTCGTCGCCAAGAAATCTCAGCCATGA